The window TTATTAATAGCCTGTAAAGCAAGTGAACGCATTGCGTTAACATAACGATTCATATTTAATAGTCTCCACTAAATAAAGATATTTAAATTAATTTCTGTTCAATTAAAATTTCTTCTAATTTGTTAATTGCTTTATTTGCATCATTTCCAACGGCACTCAGCTCGATTTTTGTGCCTTGTTTAATTCCTAAAGCCATAATGTTGATAATTGATTTAGCATCTGCTTGACGCCCATTTGCTTTAATAGTAATTGAAGAGCTAAAATCACTAGCTGCATTAACAAAATAAGTGATCGCCTTAATAAATGCTGACAATTCTGCTACGATGGTAAATTCTTTCGATATCATATTAAACCTTTACATAAAATATCATTTTTTAAATGTATTTTAATTATATTACTTAAAGCATTGTCTTGATATCTTATATTATTAATATAATAACTTTTATTATAAAAGTAATTGAAAAATATTAATAAATACTGTTTGAACTAATTCGTTGAATGTGAATTTGTTATCTAAATCTTCTAAATTAATTAACTGTGAATTACGGAGATATTGATTAAAAATCTCGTTAATGTCGTGATTTACTTGTATTGAATAAATTGTTAATAATGATTCGTAATTAATTACTAATGCTCTATTATCAAGATTATAAGAACCTAATAGTGAAATATCATCATCTATTAAAATCGCTTTAGTGTGTAAAAAACCACTATATTCATAAATTTGTACACCGGACTTAATTAATGATTCATAACTTAAACGATTCATTGATATGATAAAACTTCAAGAATCAACCCTTCCAGGTAAAATAATTTTAACTTTTATTCCAGTATTCGCTGCAGCTTTAAGTCCTATTAAAATATCTTCAGTAGGAAATAAATATGGCGTAAAAATTGTAATTGATTTTTTAGCATTAGCGATTGCCATAACCAGAATTTCATTTAAAGAACTTGTTGATTGGTCTGGTCCTGTATGCAAAAGTGTTGTTATTGTTTTATTTTTAATAGAATTATTTATTAAGTCATCTTTTCCTTGACATAAGTAAGGTTGAGGATGCATACTGTCAACAACAACATTAAAATTATTCTTTTTTGAAAATGGTGTATAGTAGTATCAATCATGAATAAATTCTAAAAGAATTGTATGCACAATTCCTCCGGTTAAAATATAATTCAAATCAACTCAATGACCAACCTTAGGATCAATATTTAAATAAGAATCACCAATATTAGAGCCGCCACTAATAGCAACTTCACCATCAATAATTAAATATTTTCGATGCGAACGAAAATTAATAGTACTTCTAAATTTATAATCTGCACGTGCTTTAAAACAAGCAATTTCTATACCATTATTAATTAACTGTTGACGATATTTTTTAGGAAATTTATTTAACGAACCAATTGGGTCATATAATATATATATTTTTATACCATCATTACTTTTTTTTATTAATTCTTTAACAAGAGATTGTAATCAACGACCATTCTCAATAATATAATATTGTAAATAAATTGTTTTTTTTGCTTTTCTTATTAATTTAATAGTTTGTTCATACATTTCGTTTGTCTCTTTAATAATTGTTATTTGATTATCACAATAAATAGGTGTACGAAAAAGTTGGTAATTATACTGACCAATTTTACGAATTAAATTAAGTCCATTATTATTAATAATCATATTTTGAAAACTATGATAAAATTCATAATCTTCAAATTTAAAAAGTGCACGACGGTTTGTAATGATATCATTAATTTTTTTATCTTTAAATGGGCGTGATCCAAAAATCCAAAAGAATATAATTGACACAATTGGTAGAAATAAAAAAATAAACAATCATGATTTTTTAGAACGATCTTGCCGATGTCTTGAAGATAAAATATATAAGCCAATACTAGTATTTAAAATATAAAATGATATTAAAATATCTGTAACAATAACCGTTGGTCGATGGTGAAAATATATTGATATTAAACAAATATTAATTATTAATAATACACAAATAAATGTTATGATGAATTTGGCTAAAATACGTTTTTTCATACTTATTATCGTCCTTTTTATTAATAATTATAATTTATATAAATAAAAAATAGGGTTTCCCCTATTTTTAATTATTAATGGCGGAAACAGTGGGATTCGAACCCACGCGCCGCAGAACGACCTAACACCTTAGCAGGGTGCCCTCTTAACCACTTGAGTATGTTTCCAAAACAATTATTGCTTTATGTATATAACTTATTTATTATATTAAATAATAAGCAATAATGCAATAGTTAAAACTAATGAATTTAAATTATTAAATTGATCGTAATTTATTAACTAAAGAATTTTCATCAATAAATCCTAAACTTGTCGCTTTAATATCTCCATTTTTTAAGTAAAATAAAGCAGGGATTGATTTGACTTGATATTGTGTTGATAATTCTGGAAAATGATCAACATTTATTTTAATAATAGTAAATTCATCACCATGTTTTTTTTCAATTGAATCTAATACTGGAATAAGCATACGACATGGAGGGCATCAATCCGCATAAAAATCAATTAATATTGGTTTAGAATGATTTTCCTTTAATAATTCATTTAAATTTTGGTTACTTTCTAATTTAATTAACATAAATTTTCCTCTTTTTAATATTATATTATTATTGATTAAAATCGTTTTTATCATTGTTTGATTCATCTAAATTACGAATAAAATTACATTCAGGATAACCTGTGCATCCAATAAAATATTTATTTTTACGATTTTTACGTTTAACCAATGATTTTGAACAGTTAGGACATAATTCGTTAAGAATTTCTGGTTTCTCTAACGATTCTGTAAAACGACATGTAGGGAAATTTGAACACGCAATGAACCGAGTGTTCATTCTAGATCTTTTAATCAATAAATCATGAGCACATATAGGACATAATCGATTAATTTTTTCATCAGGAACTTTTTCGATTTTAGTGTATGCTTGTTTTACTTCTTCTTCAAAAATAG is drawn from Ureaplasma parvum serovar 3 str. ATCC 27815 and contains these coding sequences:
- a CDS encoding phospholipase D-like domain-containing protein, which codes for MKKRILAKFIITFICVLLIINICLISIYFHHRPTVIVTDILISFYILNTSIGLYILSSRHRQDRSKKSWLFIFLFLPIVSIIFFWIFGSRPFKDKKINDIITNRRALFKFEDYEFYHSFQNMIINNNGLNLIRKIGQYNYQLFRTPIYCDNQITIIKETNEMYEQTIKLIRKAKKTIYLQYYIIENGRWLQSLVKELIKKSNDGIKIYILYDPIGSLNKFPKKYRQQLINNGIEIACFKARADYKFRSTINFRSHRKYLIIDGEVAISGGSNIGDSYLNIDPKVGHWVDLNYILTGGIVHTILLEFIHDWYYYTPFSKKNNFNVVVDSMHPQPYLCQGKDDLINNSIKNKTITTLLHTGPDQSTSSLNEILVMAIANAKKSITIFTPYLFPTEDILIGLKAAANTGIKVKIILPGRVDSWSFIISMNRLSYESLIKSGVQIYEYSGFLHTKAILIDDDISLLGSYNLDNRALVINYESLLTIYSIQVNHDINEIFNQYLRNSQLINLEDLDNKFTFNELVQTVFINIFQLLL
- a CDS encoding HPr family phosphocarrier protein encodes the protein MISKEFTIVAELSAFIKAITYFVNAASDFSSSITIKANGRQADAKSIINIMALGIKQGTKIELSAVGNDANKAINKLEEILIEQKLI
- the trxA gene encoding thioredoxin, producing the protein MLIKLESNQNLNELLKENHSKPILIDFYADWCPPCRMLIPVLDSIEKKHGDEFTIIKINVDHFPELSTQYQVKSIPALFYLKNGDIKATSLGFIDENSLVNKLRSI